A stretch of bacterium DNA encodes these proteins:
- a CDS encoding DNA translocase FtsK 4TM domain-containing protein, with protein sequence MSGRNRKKAKRKNGRSWSDAPWLSGLLLIAVALYMGLSLTGPVGPWWSVMEGEATPDLLAAPNPGGPVGAVLDVALHALFGGLWCWTFPLVVAVLGLGYLTGAQARLRPVLLRALPLWLVSAAWLAQPDGPLPGETAIRFGGVAGFGLARAFHGLFGLWGGRIFLTLALLVTLILIFKRWLRWLPGLLGGVGAGLAWLAAGVRDVVTWPVA encoded by the coding sequence GTGTCCGGGCGAAATCGGAAGAAGGCTAAGCGGAAGAACGGCCGGTCCTGGTCCGACGCCCCCTGGCTGAGCGGACTGCTGCTGATCGCCGTGGCGCTGTACATGGGGCTCTCGCTGACCGGTCCGGTCGGTCCCTGGTGGAGCGTCATGGAAGGCGAAGCCACGCCCGACCTGCTGGCTGCCCCGAATCCGGGCGGCCCGGTGGGCGCGGTGCTGGACGTGGCCCTGCACGCCCTCTTCGGCGGCCTCTGGTGCTGGACGTTCCCCCTGGTGGTGGCGGTGCTCGGCCTCGGCTACCTGACCGGGGCCCAGGCGCGCCTGCGCCCGGTGCTGCTGCGCGCCCTGCCCCTGTGGCTGGTCTCGGCGGCGTGGCTGGCCCAACCCGACGGCCCGCTGCCCGGCGAGACCGCGATCCGCTTCGGCGGCGTGGCCGGCTTCGGCCTCGCCCGCGCCTTCCACGGCCTGTTCGGCCTCTGGGGCGGCCGCATCTTCCTGACCCTGGCCCTCCTGGTCACGCTCATCCTGATCTTCAAACGGTGGCTGCGCTGGCTGCCCGGGCTCCTGGGCGGTGTGGGGGCGGGCCTCGCCTGGCTCGCCGCCGGCGTGCGCGACGTGGTGACCTGGCCCGTGGCC
- the accC gene encoding acetyl-CoA carboxylase biotin carboxylase subunit — protein sequence MFKKILIANRGEIALRVMRACRELDIQTVAVHSAADAHSLHVKYADESVCVGKKTSAESYLRIPNIIAAAEITGAEAIHPGYGFLAENAEFAEICAENDFTWIGPSAAVIRQMGDKATARTMAVEAEVPVVPGTGLVDSVEEAALAAERFGYPVIIKATAGGGGKGMRVAWDEEELRRNYVAARTEAGAAFGNDGVYLEKYLVNPRHVEIQLMGDAHGKVIHFGERDCSVQRRHQKLIEEAPSPAVDPDLRARMGAAAVRLAERVGYVNAGTVEFLLDEDGSFYFMEMNTRIQVEHPVTEMVTGFDLLKWMLKVAAGEPFDFTQDDIKVRGHAIECRINAENPERDFMPCPGRIFYYHAPGGPGVRVDTHVYSDYMVPPHYDSLLAKVIAHGKDREEAVARMRRALKECVFEGLPTSTPFHLEVLDNRVFLDGKATTRFLEEELSHLQEGLRVRAKSEEG from the coding sequence ATGTTCAAGAAGATCCTCATTGCCAACCGGGGCGAGATCGCCCTGCGTGTCATGCGGGCGTGCCGGGAGCTGGACATCCAGACGGTGGCGGTCCACTCGGCCGCCGACGCCCATTCGCTCCACGTGAAGTACGCCGACGAGTCGGTGTGCGTGGGGAAGAAGACCAGTGCCGAGAGCTATCTGCGCATTCCCAACATCATCGCGGCGGCCGAGATCACCGGCGCCGAGGCCATCCATCCGGGCTACGGTTTCCTCGCCGAGAACGCCGAGTTCGCCGAGATCTGCGCCGAGAACGACTTCACCTGGATCGGTCCCAGCGCCGCGGTGATCCGGCAGATGGGGGACAAGGCCACCGCCCGCACCATGGCCGTCGAGGCCGAGGTCCCGGTGGTGCCGGGCACGGGGCTGGTCGATTCGGTGGAGGAGGCGGCCCTGGCGGCCGAACGCTTCGGCTACCCGGTGATCATCAAGGCCACCGCCGGTGGCGGCGGCAAGGGCATGCGCGTGGCGTGGGACGAGGAGGAGCTGCGCCGGAACTACGTGGCGGCCCGCACCGAGGCCGGCGCGGCCTTCGGCAACGACGGCGTGTACCTCGAGAAGTACCTGGTGAATCCCCGGCACGTGGAGATCCAGCTCATGGGCGACGCCCACGGCAAGGTGATCCATTTCGGCGAGCGCGACTGCTCGGTGCAGCGCCGCCACCAGAAGCTCATCGAGGAGGCGCCCTCGCCGGCGGTGGACCCCGACCTGCGGGCCCGCATGGGCGCGGCCGCGGTGCGCCTCGCCGAGCGCGTCGGCTACGTGAACGCCGGCACGGTCGAGTTCCTTCTCGACGAGGACGGCTCGTTCTACTTCATGGAGATGAACACCCGCATCCAGGTCGAGCACCCGGTGACCGAGATGGTCACGGGATTCGACCTGCTCAAGTGGATGCTCAAGGTGGCGGCCGGCGAACCGTTCGACTTCACCCAGGATGACATCAAGGTCCGCGGTCACGCCATCGAGTGCCGCATCAACGCCGAGAACCCCGAGCGGGACTTCATGCCCTGCCCGGGCCGGATCTTCTACTACCACGCCCCCGGCGGACCGGGGGTGCGGGTCGACACCCACGTCTACAGCGACTACATGGTGCCGCCCCACTACGACAGCCTGTTGGCGAAGGTCATCGCCCACGGGAAGGATCGCGAGGAAGCTGTCGCACGGATGCGCCGGGCCCTGAAGGAATGCGTCTTCGAGGGTCTGCCCACGAGCACCCCCTTCCATCTGGAGGTCCTGGACAACCGGGTCTTCCTCGATGGCAAGGCCACGACACGTTTCCTCGAAGAGGAATTGTCCCATCTCCAGGAGGGGTTGCGTGTCCGGGCGAAATCGGAAGAAGGCTAA
- a CDS encoding type IV pilus twitching motility protein PilT — protein sequence MDIKKILKEMIARGASDLHLKVATPPCFRINGTLVYGEYEPPTIQDMAAVTQQILAPAQREQFEATREIDFAFGVPGVARFRANFYVQRGSVAMVFRHVPVEIKTPEELDLPPVIKELALKPRGLMLVTGTVGSGKSTTLASIVDIINRESSRHVITIEDPIEFLHRDRKSIISQREIGCDTGSYAEALKHVLRQDPDVILIGEIRDAESMKIALTAADTGHLVLSTLHTTDATQTISRIISFFPPHQQQEIRYLVASTLQSIISQRLVADADGLRRYPACEVLINTSTIKEYIREADKTVRIHQAIQEGFIQYQMQTFDQSLMQLYKENKITLEAATKASSNPHEFQLRVKGIQGSSDTTWDRFEEATKDEEKELEKI from the coding sequence ATGGATATCAAGAAGATCCTCAAGGAGATGATCGCCCGGGGGGCGAGCGACCTGCACCTGAAGGTGGCGACGCCGCCCTGTTTCCGCATCAACGGCACCCTGGTCTACGGCGAGTACGAACCGCCGACGATCCAGGACATGGCCGCGGTGACGCAGCAGATCCTGGCACCGGCCCAGCGCGAGCAGTTCGAGGCCACCCGCGAGATCGACTTCGCCTTCGGCGTGCCCGGCGTGGCGCGGTTCCGGGCGAACTTCTACGTCCAGCGGGGCAGCGTGGCCATGGTCTTCCGTCACGTTCCCGTGGAGATCAAGACGCCCGAGGAGCTCGACCTGCCGCCGGTGATCAAGGAACTGGCCCTCAAGCCCCGCGGGCTCATGCTCGTTACGGGAACCGTGGGCAGTGGCAAGTCGACGACCCTCGCCTCGATCGTCGACATCATCAACCGCGAGAGTTCGCGCCATGTGATCACCATCGAGGACCCGATCGAGTTCCTGCATCGCGACCGCAAGAGCATCATCAGTCAGCGTGAAATCGGCTGTGACACCGGCAGTTACGCCGAGGCCCTCAAGCATGTCCTGAGGCAGGACCCGGACGTCATCCTCATCGGCGAGATCCGGGACGCCGAGTCCATGAAGATCGCGCTGACCGCCGCGGACACCGGTCATCTCGTGCTCTCGACCCTGCACACGACCGACGCGACCCAGACCATCAGCCGCATCATCAGCTTCTTCCCGCCGCATCAGCAGCAGGAGATCCGCTACCTGGTGGCCTCGACCCTGCAATCGATCATCTCCCAGCGTCTCGTGGCCGACGCGGACGGGCTGCGGCGGTACCCGGCCTGCGAGGTCCTCATCAACACGAGCACCATCAAGGAGTACATCCGCGAGGCCGACAAGACCGTGCGGATCCACCAGGCGATCCAGGAGGGCTTCATCCAGTACCAGATGCAGACCTTCGACCAGTCCCTGATGCAGCTCTACAAGGAGAACAAGATCACCCTGGAGGCGGCCACCAAGGCCAGCAGCAACCCGCACGAGTTCCAGCTGCGGGTCAAGGGCATCCAGGGCAGTTCGGACACCACGTGGGACCGCTTCGAGGAGGCGACCAAGGACGAGGAGAAGGAGCTCGAGAAGATCTGA
- a CDS encoding acetyl-CoA carboxylase biotin carboxyl carrier protein gives MDIKKVRELVKLVEESGIEELEVSHQDTTVRIQKSAAHTYGAPTMMPAPVQVPLPAVAAPVAAAPAVAEAPAAPAADATRGKWKDVRSPIVGTFYRSPSPTSPAFVSVGDHVAAGQTLCIIEAMKVMNEIEAEFGGTIKEILLEDGGPVEAEAVLFLVDPD, from the coding sequence ATGGACATCAAGAAGGTCCGCGAGCTGGTGAAGCTGGTGGAGGAAAGCGGCATCGAGGAGCTGGAGGTCAGCCACCAGGACACGACCGTCCGCATCCAGAAGTCGGCGGCCCACACCTACGGAGCGCCGACCATGATGCCCGCGCCCGTGCAGGTGCCCCTGCCGGCGGTGGCGGCTCCGGTCGCGGCGGCGCCGGCGGTGGCGGAGGCCCCGGCGGCTCCCGCGGCCGACGCGACCCGCGGCAAGTGGAAGGATGTCCGTTCGCCCATCGTGGGCACGTTCTACCGCTCGCCCTCGCCGACCAGTCCGGCCTTCGTCAGCGTGGGCGACCACGTGGCTGCGGGCCAGACCCTTTGCATCATCGAGGCCATGAAGGTCATGAACGAGATCGAAGCCGAATTCGGCGGCACCATCAAGGAGATCCTCCTGGAGGATGGCGGCCCGGTCGAGGCCGAAGCCGTGCTCTTCCTCGTCGACCCGGACTGA
- the efp gene encoding elongation factor P, with the protein MADTSDFRTGFTMRHKNGLWSIAEFQHVKPGKGPAFVRTKLKNIENGKVVEETFRAGERVEEVRLERRTFQYLYPDGEDYVFMNTETYEQLQLHRDALGDVPLYIKASDLCSVLLLEEKPLTVEPPLTVELQIAQTDPGVRGDTAQGGSKPATMETGLVVQVPLFIEEGEIIKVDSRTGKYLGRA; encoded by the coding sequence TTGGCCGATACCAGTGATTTCCGCACCGGGTTCACCATGCGCCACAAGAATGGGCTGTGGTCGATTGCCGAGTTCCAGCACGTGAAGCCCGGCAAGGGCCCGGCGTTCGTGCGCACCAAGCTCAAGAACATCGAGAACGGCAAGGTCGTCGAGGAGACGTTCCGGGCCGGGGAGCGGGTCGAGGAGGTCCGGCTCGAGCGCCGGACGTTCCAGTACCTGTACCCGGACGGCGAGGACTACGTCTTCATGAACACCGAGACCTACGAGCAGCTGCAGCTGCACCGGGACGCCCTCGGGGACGTGCCCCTCTACATCAAGGCGAGCGACCTGTGCAGCGTGCTGCTCCTGGAGGAGAAGCCGCTGACGGTGGAGCCGCCCCTCACCGTCGAGCTGCAGATCGCCCAGACCGATCCCGGCGTGCGTGGCGACACCGCCCAGGGCGGCTCGAAGCCGGCGACGATGGAGACGGGGCTGGTCGTGCAGGTGCCCCTGTTCATCGAGGAAGGCGAGATCATCAAGGTCGACTCGCGGACCGGCAAGTACCTGGGGCGGGCGTAG